The following are from one region of the Paraglaciecola sp. L1A13 genome:
- a CDS encoding GGDEF domain-containing protein, producing MATRRTKAKGSTAECGSVLSSMLYLLLGGMLAISVHFTLDKVIQAQVKVAHEVNISHQQRMLVQRTSLFATAYLFSGDRAAKQTSLQALGKLQANHQQLLNEHYNAIDNKQKSPLSNALQALYLTSDNNVNSQLNLFSEQIYHALDLQEQHDDESLDANVLMDLVYTPLLRSLTNVARQYETQDYQRIATLRLAQVVIFWFIVFILFIGLIVILLHAKKQRQEATISHVLDIDSEQLSPMLNRFAFELSASKLIATARRHNESMSVLAFDIDRFPRILANHGQEAATSVLTRVATTILSVCRESDYLGRIEDEKFILLLPKTSTEQAVCLANKIRLYFQEDQGDIPSNTISISVSIGVSELNDDDNLLQQIIARAEQALGRRKNEGCARVCIA from the coding sequence ATGGCCACTAGAAGAACGAAAGCTAAAGGCTCTACCGCAGAATGTGGAAGTGTCCTTTCGAGTATGCTGTATCTATTACTGGGTGGCATGCTTGCCATCTCGGTTCACTTTACGTTAGATAAAGTCATTCAGGCCCAAGTTAAGGTAGCACATGAGGTAAATATTAGTCATCAGCAACGTATGCTGGTGCAAAGAACAAGTCTATTCGCCACTGCTTATCTGTTCAGTGGCGACAGAGCCGCTAAGCAAACTAGTTTACAAGCACTAGGAAAATTGCAAGCAAACCATCAACAGCTGCTAAATGAACATTATAATGCAATAGATAATAAGCAGAAATCGCCTTTGTCTAATGCATTACAAGCACTTTACCTCACGTCTGATAACAATGTTAATTCTCAGCTAAATTTATTCAGCGAGCAGATTTATCATGCTCTGGATCTACAAGAACAACACGATGATGAGAGCCTCGATGCGAACGTATTAATGGATTTGGTATATACCCCGCTCTTACGTAGTTTAACTAATGTTGCTAGGCAATATGAAACACAAGACTATCAGCGTATAGCGACCTTACGATTGGCTCAGGTTGTTATTTTTTGGTTTATCGTATTTATTTTGTTTATTGGACTTATTGTTATCCTTCTACATGCCAAAAAACAGCGTCAAGAAGCAACCATTTCACATGTTCTAGATATTGATTCGGAGCAATTGAGCCCCATGCTTAATCGGTTTGCTTTTGAGTTATCAGCGTCGAAATTGATTGCTACTGCACGACGACATAATGAATCCATGAGTGTTTTAGCATTTGATATTGACCGGTTTCCCCGTATTTTGGCTAATCATGGGCAAGAAGCCGCTACCAGTGTTTTAACGCGTGTGGCGACAACAATATTGTCAGTTTGTCGAGAATCAGATTATTTAGGGCGAATTGAAGACGAAAAGTTTATCCTGCTTTTGCCCAAAACATCGACCGAACAAGCCGTGTGTTTAGCGAATAAAATTCGCCTTTATTTTCAAGAGGACCAAGGAGATATTCCCTCAAATACGATCTCAATTTCTGTCAGTATCGGCGTGAGTGAACTTAACGATGACGACAACCTACTGCAGCAAATTATTGCTCGAGCTGAGCAGGCCTTAGGGCGTCGAAAAAATGAAGGCTGTGCGAGAGTCTGCATTGCGTAA
- a CDS encoding S41 family peptidase: MSLFLIACGGSGETSNALISPTMPTPQIDNRWVLGVFDDESLLKDNCEVPRNGIDNITGEAYPDIVGNSIDEMLWLRSWTNDTYLWFDEVDDNDPVDFSVADYFDQLKTNFRTNSGTFKDNFHFSQSTEEYLTRTQGGITFGYGISWEFIRATAPRSIIVRYTEPDSPADLAGITRGDELLFINTIDFINTQDSDDVSAINAALFPSSTGQSANFTLLKQNGAQTRYQLSARDVALSPVQNSKVLTTDIGQIGYMQFNSHIQSAQRQLISAITLFSQNNIQALVIDMRYNGGGLLSMASQLAFMVTGSSQTDALTFNQLQFNGKHPTFNPITGQRLQATPFYGREIDYKQGVFTANALPSLGLSTVYVLSSSATCSASEAFINGLIGIDIEVVLIGDTTCGKPYGFYPQDNCGTTYFTIQFQGSNQKGFGEYSDGFIPTPVPLFDADVQGCMVEDDFQHSMGDRNEGMLSAAVNHIQTGECPVEPAAKRLSTQISSEQGLRIRTSSSIIDAIILENTINHVITEPK; encoded by the coding sequence ATGTCTCTATTTCTGATCGCTTGTGGTGGAAGCGGTGAAACCAGTAATGCTTTAATATCACCTACCATGCCAACTCCCCAAATTGACAACCGCTGGGTACTAGGAGTATTTGACGACGAATCATTACTTAAGGACAACTGTGAAGTGCCTAGAAACGGCATTGACAATATTACAGGCGAAGCCTACCCCGATATTGTGGGTAATTCGATTGACGAAATGCTTTGGTTGCGGTCATGGACAAATGATACCTATCTTTGGTTTGACGAAGTCGATGATAACGATCCCGTTGATTTTTCGGTCGCCGATTATTTCGACCAGCTAAAAACCAACTTTCGTACAAACTCAGGGACATTTAAAGACAATTTTCATTTTTCCCAAAGCACAGAAGAATATTTAACCCGTACGCAAGGAGGCATTACCTTTGGTTACGGTATTAGCTGGGAATTTATACGAGCTACGGCTCCAAGAAGCATAATTGTTCGTTATACGGAACCCGACTCTCCGGCAGATTTGGCAGGCATAACGAGGGGAGACGAGTTACTTTTTATAAACACAATCGACTTTATCAATACTCAAGATAGCGATGATGTAAGTGCGATTAATGCCGCGTTGTTTCCATCATCTACAGGTCAAAGTGCCAATTTTACCCTATTAAAACAAAATGGAGCTCAAACCCGTTATCAACTGTCAGCTCGAGATGTCGCCCTATCGCCGGTTCAAAACAGTAAAGTGCTGACAACAGATATTGGCCAGATTGGTTATATGCAGTTCAACAGCCATATTCAGAGCGCCCAGAGACAGTTAATTTCAGCGATAACCTTATTTAGCCAAAACAATATACAAGCGTTAGTAATAGACATGCGCTATAACGGCGGCGGATTGTTATCCATGGCCTCACAGTTGGCGTTTATGGTCACAGGCTCGTCTCAAACCGACGCGCTTACATTTAATCAGCTGCAATTTAATGGTAAACACCCTACCTTTAACCCTATCACCGGACAACGCCTACAAGCCACGCCATTTTACGGAAGAGAGATAGACTACAAACAAGGTGTATTTACCGCTAATGCACTACCCAGTCTTGGCTTGAGTACTGTATATGTACTTTCAAGCAGTGCAACCTGCTCTGCCAGTGAAGCCTTTATAAACGGACTAATAGGAATTGATATAGAAGTGGTATTGATTGGCGATACCACTTGCGGTAAGCCTTACGGCTTTTACCCACAAGACAACTGCGGTACAACCTACTTCACCATTCAGTTTCAAGGTAGTAATCAAAAAGGCTTCGGTGAATACTCAGACGGCTTTATACCGACCCCGGTGCCGCTGTTCGACGCGGATGTACAAGGCTGTATGGTAGAGGACGATTTTCAGCACTCGATGGGTGATCGCAACGAAGGAATGCTCAGCGCAGCGGTTAATCATATACAAACGGGAGAGTGTCCTGTCGAACCGGCAGCCAAACGCTTGAGTACTCAAATCTCTTCTGAGCAAGGCCTGCGCATTCGCACATCGTCTAGCATTATCGATGCGATCATTCTTGAGAACACAATTAACCACGTAATAACTGAACCTAAATAA
- the rpsQ gene encoding 30S ribosomal protein S17, whose product MTEQSSRTVQGRVVSNKMDKTITVAVERKVKHPIYGKFIKRTTKLHAHDETNQCNEGDVVTVRECRPLSKSKNWMLVNIVTKAQ is encoded by the coding sequence ATGACTGAACAATCAAGTCGTACAGTACAAGGTCGTGTGGTCAGCAACAAAATGGATAAAACCATTACTGTTGCGGTAGAGCGTAAAGTGAAACACCCCATTTATGGTAAGTTCATTAAACGTACTACTAAGCTACACGCTCATGACGAGACTAACCAATGTAACGAAGGTGACGTAGTAACAGTACGTGAATGTCGTCCTTTGTCTAAATCCAAAAACTGGATGTTGGTAAATATCGTTACTAAAGCTCAATAA
- the rpmC gene encoding 50S ribosomal protein L29, giving the protein MKATELKDKSVEELNTELLSLLREQFNLRMQASTGQLEKTDQIRKVRRSIARVKTILTQKAAA; this is encoded by the coding sequence ATGAAAGCCACAGAACTGAAAGATAAAAGCGTAGAAGAATTGAACACTGAGCTACTTAGTTTGCTTCGTGAACAATTTAACCTACGTATGCAAGCGAGTACTGGTCAGCTTGAAAAAACTGACCAAATTCGTAAAGTACGTCGCAGTATTGCGCGTGTTAAAACCATTCTGACTCAAAAGGCTGCTGCATAA
- the rplP gene encoding 50S ribosomal protein L16: MLQPKRMKFRKMHKGRNRGYAAGDSVSFGTFGLKSVGRGRMTARQIEAARRAMTRAVKRQGKIWIRVFPDKPITEKPLEVRQGKGKGNVEYWVCQIQPGRVLYEMEGVPESVAREAFELAASKLPFKTTFVTRTVM; the protein is encoded by the coding sequence ATGTTACAACCTAAACGTATGAAGTTCCGTAAAATGCACAAAGGTCGTAACCGTGGCTATGCCGCTGGCGACAGTGTGAGTTTTGGAACGTTCGGACTAAAATCCGTTGGCCGTGGTCGTATGACCGCTCGCCAAATCGAAGCAGCTCGTCGTGCTATGACACGTGCCGTTAAACGTCAAGGTAAAATTTGGATTCGAGTTTTCCCTGATAAGCCAATTACTGAGAAGCCTCTTGAAGTGCGTCAAGGTAAAGGTAAAGGTAACGTTGAATACTGGGTTTGCCAAATTCAACCAGGTCGTGTTTTATATGAGATGGAAGGTGTTCCGGAATCAGTAGCTCGCGAAGCGTTTGAATTGGCCGCGTCAAAACTGCCGTTTAAAACCACCTTTGTAACTCGGACGGTGATGTAA
- the rpsC gene encoding 30S ribosomal protein S3, whose translation MGQKVHPTGIRLGISKPWTSTWYANTADYADNLFNDHQVRQYLTKALKTASLSKIVIERPAKSIRVTIHTARPGVVIGKKGEDVEKLRKYVSKLAGVPAQINIAEVRKPELDGQLVADSIASQLERRVMFRRAMKRAVQNAMRIGAKGIKVQVSGRLGGAEIARAEWYREGRVPLHTFRADIDYATSEANTTYGIIGVKVWIFKGEVLGGLPLTQEQPAQPKKKGRSPKREG comes from the coding sequence ATGGGACAGAAGGTACATCCTACAGGCATACGCCTGGGTATCAGCAAACCATGGACATCTACCTGGTACGCTAATACTGCAGATTATGCAGATAACTTGTTTAATGATCATCAGGTACGTCAGTATCTGACGAAGGCACTTAAAACTGCTTCTCTTTCTAAGATCGTTATTGAACGTCCAGCGAAAAGCATCCGTGTGACTATTCACACTGCTCGCCCTGGCGTCGTAATCGGTAAGAAAGGTGAAGACGTTGAGAAGCTACGTAAGTATGTATCTAAGTTGGCCGGCGTGCCTGCTCAGATTAACATTGCTGAAGTACGCAAGCCTGAATTAGACGGTCAACTGGTTGCTGACAGCATTGCTAGTCAGTTAGAGCGTCGTGTTATGTTCCGTCGTGCTATGAAGCGCGCAGTTCAAAATGCGATGAGAATTGGTGCCAAGGGTATTAAAGTTCAAGTAAGTGGCCGTTTAGGCGGAGCTGAAATTGCACGTGCTGAGTGGTATCGTGAAGGTCGTGTTCCATTACACACTTTCCGTGCTGACATCGACTATGCAACGTCAGAAGCTAACACAACTTACGGTATCATTGGCGTGAAGGTCTGGATCTTCAAAGGTGAAGTATTAGGCGGATTGCCTCTTACCCAAGAGCAACCAGCTCAGCCTAAGAAGAAAGGCCGTTCACCTAAGCGTGAGGGCTAA
- the rplV gene encoding 50S ribosomal protein L22, with product MEALATHRHARTSAQKARLVADQIRGLHVEKALELLAYSPKKSAGLIKKVLESAIANAEHNEGADIDELTVAKVFVDEGPTMKRIKPRAKGRADRIFKRSSHITVVVADN from the coding sequence ATGGAAGCATTAGCTACACATCGCCATGCCCGTACCTCGGCTCAAAAGGCACGCTTGGTTGCAGATCAAATTCGCGGTTTACATGTTGAAAAAGCACTTGAGCTTTTGGCTTATAGCCCTAAGAAAAGTGCTGGTCTAATCAAAAAAGTATTAGAATCAGCAATTGCGAACGCCGAACATAACGAAGGCGCAGACATCGATGAATTGACTGTCGCAAAAGTTTTCGTTGATGAAGGCCCAACAATGAAGCGTATCAAGCCAAGAGCCAAAGGCCGTGCTGATCGTATATTTAAGCGTAGCAGTCACATCACCGTTGTTGTGGCTGATAACTAG
- the rpsS gene encoding 30S ribosomal protein S19: MPRSLKKGPFIDLHLLKKVEAAVEKNDKKPIKTWSRRSMIIPDMIGLTIAVHNGRQHVPVFVSDEMVGHKLGEFAPTRTYRGHVADKKAKR, translated from the coding sequence ATGCCACGTTCTCTCAAGAAAGGTCCATTTATAGACCTCCACTTGCTGAAGAAGGTTGAGGCTGCAGTGGAAAAGAACGACAAGAAACCAATCAAAACTTGGTCTCGTCGTTCTATGATCATCCCAGATATGATTGGGTTGACCATTGCGGTCCATAACGGTCGCCAGCACGTTCCAGTTTTCGTCAGTGACGAAATGGTCGGCCATAAGTTGGGCGAATTTGCGCCAACGCGTACTTACCGCGGCCATGTCGCGGATAAGAAAGCTAAGAGATAG
- the rplB gene encoding 50S ribosomal protein L2: protein MPLLKAKPTSAGRRHVVQVVNPDLHKGAPYAPLLEKNSKSGGRNNNGRITVRHVGGGHKQHYRVIDFKRNKDGIPAKIERLEYDPNRSANICLVLYADGERRYILAPKGAKAGDQIQSGSDAAIKAGNTLPMRNIPVGTTVHAIEMKPGKGAQIARSAGQYAQILARAEGYVTLRLRSGEVRRVLADCRATIGEIGNAEHMLRSLGKAGANRWRGIRPTVRGVAMNPVDHPHGGGEGRTSGGRHPVSPWGVPTKGKKTRSNKRTDKLIVRRRNK from the coding sequence ATGCCATTATTGAAAGCTAAGCCGACTTCTGCTGGTCGTCGTCACGTAGTTCAGGTTGTAAACCCTGATCTACACAAAGGCGCTCCTTATGCTCCTTTGCTTGAAAAGAACAGCAAATCTGGTGGCCGTAACAATAACGGACGTATTACAGTACGTCACGTTGGTGGTGGCCACAAGCAACACTATCGTGTTATAGATTTCAAACGCAATAAAGATGGCATTCCAGCCAAAATTGAGCGTTTAGAATATGATCCGAACCGCTCTGCTAACATCTGTTTGGTGTTATATGCAGATGGTGAGCGTCGCTATATCTTGGCTCCTAAAGGTGCTAAAGCGGGTGATCAGATTCAATCTGGTTCAGACGCTGCGATCAAAGCTGGTAATACTTTACCTATGCGTAACATCCCAGTAGGTACTACGGTACACGCTATTGAGATGAAACCTGGTAAAGGTGCACAAATTGCTCGTTCTGCTGGTCAATACGCACAGATCCTAGCGCGTGCCGAAGGTTATGTAACTCTTCGTCTACGTTCTGGTGAAGTTCGTCGTGTATTAGCAGACTGCCGTGCCACTATTGGCGAAATCGGTAATGCAGAACACATGCTACGTTCACTTGGTAAAGCCGGTGCAAACCGTTGGCGCGGTATCCGCCCAACAGTTCGTGGTGTTGCCATGAACCCGGTAGATCACCCACATGGTGGTGGTGAAGGACGCACATCAGGCGGCCGTCACCCAGTTTCACCTTGGGGTGTTCCAACTAAGGGTAAGAAAACCCGTAGTAACAAGCGTACCGATAAACTTATCGTACGTCGTCGTAATAAGTAA
- the rplW gene encoding 50S ribosomal protein L23 — translation MINEERLLKVVLAPHVSEKATLAAEVNNTVVFKVLKDANKEEIKAAVEKLFEVEVNSVRTVNVKGKTKRHGSSFGKRKDWKKAYVVLKEGQDIDFAGSEG, via the coding sequence ATGATTAACGAAGAACGTCTTTTAAAAGTGGTTTTAGCACCACATGTTTCTGAAAAAGCAACGCTTGCAGCTGAAGTTAACAACACTGTTGTTTTCAAAGTGCTTAAAGATGCGAACAAAGAAGAAATCAAAGCGGCAGTTGAAAAATTGTTCGAAGTTGAAGTTAACTCTGTTCGTACCGTAAACGTTAAGGGTAAAACCAAGCGTCACGGTTCATCTTTCGGTAAGCGTAAAGACTGGAAAAAAGCGTACGTTGTGCTTAAAGAAGGTCAAGACATCGACTTTGCTGGCAGCGAAGGCTAA
- the rplD gene encoding 50S ribosomal protein L4, producing MELVLKDAQSALEVSEATFGREFNEALVHQVVVAFGAGARQGTKAQKTRSEVRGGGAKPWRQKGTGRARAGTIRSPIWRSGGVTFAAKPQDHSQKVNKKMYRGAIQSILSELVRQERLIVVEKFSVEAPKTKELISKLNELELSDVLIVTSEVDENLFLAARNLYKVDVRDVQGIDPVSLIAFEKVLITADAVKALEEALA from the coding sequence ATGGAATTAGTATTGAAAGATGCGCAAAGCGCTCTTGAAGTATCCGAAGCAACCTTTGGACGTGAATTTAACGAAGCACTAGTACATCAAGTAGTAGTTGCATTCGGTGCAGGCGCCCGTCAGGGTACTAAAGCACAAAAAACACGCTCTGAAGTTCGTGGTGGTGGTGCCAAACCTTGGCGTCAAAAAGGAACAGGTCGTGCCCGTGCTGGTACAATCCGTAGTCCTATCTGGCGTTCTGGTGGTGTAACATTTGCTGCTAAGCCACAGGATCACAGCCAAAAGGTTAACAAGAAGATGTACCGTGGTGCGATACAAAGCATCCTATCTGAATTGGTACGTCAAGAACGTTTAATCGTGGTTGAAAAGTTTTCAGTTGAAGCGCCTAAAACGAAAGAATTAATTTCTAAGTTAAATGAGCTTGAACTAAGTGATGTACTAATCGTAACGTCTGAAGTTGATGAGAACTTGTTCTTAGCAGCTCGCAACTTATATAAAGTTGACGTACGTGACGTGCAAGGCATTGACCCAGTCAGCCTAATCGCATTCGAAAAAGTGTTGATAACTGCTGATGCAGTAAAAGCATTAGAGGAGGCGTTAGCATGA
- the rplC gene encoding 50S ribosomal protein L3 — protein sequence MAIGLIGRKVGMTRIFTEDGVSIPVTVIEATPNRVTQLRTDETDGYTALQVTAGDKKANRVNKAAAGHFAKAGVEAGRGLWEFRLDGNEGEGIEVGSEITVEIFADTKMVDVVGTSKGKGFQGAIKRWNFSHQRNTHGNSLSHRAPGSIGQNQSPGKVFKGKKMAGQMGNKRVTVQSLDVVRVDAENNLLLVRGNVPGAPGGDVIIKAAIKA from the coding sequence ATGGCGATTGGTCTTATCGGTCGTAAAGTTGGTATGACACGCATCTTCACTGAAGACGGCGTATCAATACCAGTGACTGTTATAGAAGCCACCCCGAACCGTGTTACTCAGTTACGCACTGACGAAACCGACGGGTATACAGCGCTTCAAGTAACCGCTGGCGACAAAAAAGCGAACCGCGTTAACAAAGCAGCAGCAGGTCATTTTGCTAAAGCTGGCGTGGAAGCAGGTCGTGGTTTATGGGAATTCCGTTTAGACGGCAACGAAGGCGAAGGCATAGAAGTTGGCAGTGAAATTACTGTTGAAATTTTTGCTGACACCAAAATGGTTGACGTTGTAGGGACTTCTAAAGGTAAAGGTTTCCAAGGTGCTATTAAGCGCTGGAACTTTAGCCACCAACGTAACACACATGGTAACTCATTGTCTCACCGTGCTCCTGGTTCAATTGGCCAAAACCAATCACCAGGTAAAGTCTTCAAAGGCAAAAAAATGGCCGGTCAGATGGGAAATAAACGTGTGACTGTTCAGTCTTTGGATGTAGTACGTGTTGACGCAGAGAACAACCTTCTTCTAGTAAGAGGCAATGTTCCTGGAGCGCCAGGTGGCGACGTCATCATCAAAGCTGCAATTAAAGCGTAA
- the rpsJ gene encoding 30S ribosomal protein S10 gives MPNQRIRIRLKAFDHKLIDQSTAEIVETAKRTGAQVSGPIPLPTRKERYTILTSPHVNKDARDQYEIRTHKRLVDIIEPTDKTVDALMRLDLAAGVDVQISLG, from the coding sequence ATGCCAAATCAAAGAATTCGTATTCGTTTGAAAGCGTTTGATCACAAGTTGATCGATCAGTCCACGGCTGAAATCGTTGAAACAGCGAAGCGTACCGGTGCTCAGGTTAGTGGACCTATTCCTCTACCTACCCGTAAAGAGCGTTATACAATACTTACTTCGCCTCACGTAAACAAAGATGCACGTGATCAGTATGAAATTCGTACACATAAGCGTTTGGTGGATATCATCGAGCCTACTGATAAAACAGTAGATGCCTTGATGAGATTGGACTTGGCTGCCGGTGTTGATGTTCAAATCAGCCTGGGCTAA
- a CDS encoding GspE/PulE family protein gives MEQQSALQDLKHLLANAPSLLSVYDSLEPMLLKLFKAQRMSIFQRRMQHQDLVARFKTGNEVQEIKVPISPHSIAGYVALSQTPLIINDPYSSDELSAIHPRLKFADKFDKHSAFRTQNLICIPILNAGVLMGIMQIINKNDGAFQSADLALAGKVAQTLGNKFRYELGGTSQPFDYLVHRKVIDEPTLNKFVQANPEHELLVQRLMTEKRIPEDEMGIALSVHYQVPYMGYKPDRFRLYQSDSKLNLSYLKRNFVAVITDSTDRPTVLMAQPSNASLLMEIESALGIDSYGISVALPNTILQYLGEANGGGAGPGAMDEILDEIGTSGQETDEQMDDMSDDTPAVVRLVSRILHDAKRLEASDIHIDAEKNAPTRVRMRIDGVCRDITQVPASHHNAVIARIKIMSNLNIAEKRLPQDGKLAFKLSGQIIEVRVATIPTVAGEGVVMRILATGGALPMEKMNLSPANHQTILRMIEKPHGILLVVGPTGSGKTTTLHAVLGHINTPDKKIWTAEDPVEITQPGLQQVQVNPRIGFTFASALRAFLRADPDIILIGEMRDKETAHAGVEASLTGHLVFSTLHTNSAPETITRLLDLGIDPVNFTDACIGILAQRLVRTLCKSCKEATPATDTDMDFIKRQYGADYLPELELASPLILHKPKGCEICGNTGYKGRTGVHELLSMTPALRSLVYKTAPVSQLKAQAMNDGMRTLIQDGILKVIKGDTDIAQIQMLAGG, from the coding sequence ATGGAACAACAATCTGCTCTACAAGACCTTAAGCATCTATTGGCGAACGCGCCTTCTTTATTAAGTGTTTACGACTCGCTGGAACCTATGTTGCTGAAATTATTTAAAGCGCAACGTATGAGTATTTTCCAGCGTAGGATGCAACATCAAGATCTGGTGGCTCGTTTTAAAACAGGTAACGAAGTACAGGAAATCAAAGTTCCTATTAGCCCCCATTCTATCGCCGGTTATGTAGCGCTTAGTCAAACCCCCCTCATTATTAATGATCCATATAGTAGCGATGAATTATCGGCGATTCACCCTCGATTGAAATTTGCGGATAAGTTCGATAAACACTCTGCATTTAGGACACAGAATTTAATTTGTATTCCTATATTAAACGCTGGTGTGTTAATGGGCATTATGCAGATTATTAATAAGAATGACGGTGCTTTTCAATCGGCCGATTTGGCACTCGCCGGCAAAGTTGCGCAAACGCTAGGCAACAAATTTCGCTATGAACTCGGTGGCACCAGCCAACCTTTTGATTATCTTGTTCATAGGAAAGTAATCGATGAGCCGACCTTAAATAAATTTGTACAAGCAAATCCTGAGCACGAACTACTTGTTCAGCGCTTAATGACCGAGAAACGTATCCCTGAGGACGAAATGGGTATCGCCCTGTCGGTTCACTATCAAGTGCCATATATGGGTTATAAACCTGACCGTTTTAGACTTTATCAAAGTGATAGCAAACTCAATCTGTCTTATCTCAAGCGCAATTTTGTCGCCGTTATCACTGATTCGACTGATCGACCCACCGTACTTATGGCGCAACCAAGCAATGCTAGTCTTTTGATGGAAATCGAAAGTGCTTTGGGGATAGATAGCTATGGTATATCCGTGGCACTGCCCAATACGATTTTGCAATATCTTGGAGAAGCCAATGGAGGTGGTGCTGGCCCTGGCGCAATGGATGAAATACTTGATGAAATCGGTACTAGCGGTCAGGAGACCGATGAGCAAATGGATGATATGTCTGACGATACGCCTGCAGTCGTGCGCCTTGTTAGTCGGATATTGCATGATGCTAAAAGGCTCGAAGCATCAGATATACATATAGATGCAGAAAAAAATGCACCAACGCGTGTACGTATGCGTATTGATGGTGTCTGTCGAGATATTACCCAAGTACCCGCTTCTCATCACAATGCTGTCATCGCGCGTATTAAAATCATGTCTAATCTTAATATTGCCGAAAAACGTTTGCCCCAAGATGGCAAGTTGGCTTTCAAATTATCCGGTCAAATAATAGAAGTGCGCGTAGCGACTATTCCGACTGTTGCGGGCGAAGGCGTCGTCATGCGAATTCTTGCTACGGGTGGAGCATTGCCTATGGAGAAAATGAATTTATCCCCTGCTAATCATCAAACCATTTTAAGGATGATTGAAAAGCCCCACGGAATTTTATTAGTCGTTGGACCCACTGGCTCTGGGAAAACAACGACCTTACATGCGGTTTTAGGTCACATTAACACGCCGGACAAAAAAATATGGACCGCCGAGGATCCAGTCGAAATCACTCAACCTGGTTTACAGCAAGTTCAAGTAAACCCGCGGATCGGCTTCACTTTCGCCAGCGCGCTACGTGCTTTTTTGCGTGCAGACCCCGATATAATCTTAATTGGTGAAATGCGTGATAAAGAAACGGCTCATGCTGGCGTTGAAGCATCATTAACAGGTCATTTGGTATTTTCAACTCTACACACCAACTCAGCACCAGAAACCATAACTCGCTTGCTCGACTTAGGCATAGACCCGGTCAATTTTACAGATGCTTGCATCGGCATTCTTGCCCAGCGACTTGTTCGCACCTTATGTAAGAGTTGTAAAGAAGCCACACCGGCCACCGATACAGATATGGATTTTATTAAACGCCAGTATGGCGCTGACTACTTACCTGAGCTCGAACTGGCATCACCACTGATATTACACAAACCAAAAGGCTGTGAGATTTGCGGTAACACAGGATATAAAGGCCGAACGGGTGTACATGAATTACTCAGCATGACGCCAGCGTTACGATCGCTGGTGTATAAAACGGCACCTGTAAGTCAGTTAAAAGCACAAGCAATGAATGATGGTATGCGCACCCTGATTCAAGACGGCATTCTTAAAGTTATTAAAGGTGATACGGATATAGCGCAAATTCAAATGCTTGCCGGCGGGTAA